AGTGCTTGAGCAACCAATGCCTGAACACCTAGATGTTCCCTTCATCTGCCGGACCCTGCCAGAATAAACCTGCGTTTCCTCACCAcaaagcccagcagaaaaggTGCACGTTACCTGAGAACCTGAGACACCTCTACTGTTGTCTGCGGCTTCAACATCAGCTTGCTAGAGCCTGCAATGAAAGCAAGGGACTCTCAAGGCAAGTTGTGGGCTCCACAGAGGTCGGAAAGAAAAAGATGGTAAAGCACGATGTCCAAAATAACACCACTCCCTCCACTCTGAGGCAGAGGCATTTTAACCACTtttaaaccaaacatttttaataCTGGGCTTTCCCTTAATGCACTGGAAAAGCTTTGTCTGTATACATAGACTTGGTTGCCAGTGGGGGCAATGCGAAATGTTTTATATTCTCATGAAATCtttgacaaaacagaaaaatcacaccaCTTGTTTTCTGAGGTTCAACCAAAACTTCAGGTACTGTTAactgaaaaaatctgtttcaggaaaaaactAAGTTAACAGGGATTTGTGGTTTGGGCCCGACTGGCCACTGAgattagagatttatttttttaatgaaaacctgaAAGAGTACCAGAAACCAGGTAACTCTCAAACGAATATTTGCTATGAGGAAAACTTATTTTGCCTGGTCTGTAAAGACATGGTCTGCTATAGACAGAGAGATTTTCTGTGGCAGACTTTTCATTCTGGTGCCTTAACGGAAGCAGAGCGGAGGCTTtaccaaaactgaaaaataaacaagctcACTCACCTCGGACTGATTTAAGCCAGTCCACATTAAATGGTTTCAGTTCCTCTGGATTTGTGATGACTCTACCTGGCATTATGCCCTCAAAGAAAGCCACGTCTCTGTCAGACAGATGGGAGAAGGGCAGGCGCTGCACTCTGTAACGCTCACTAGTCAGCATGACCTCCTGGAAGCTGCAGGAGGCTGCGTGGAACGCTCTCCTCCCCTGAGGCCTCACACCCCGCGGCCTGGAAACCACACTCGTGGGCACACCTGGTGGTTTCCTCTGCTGGAGCGTCCCCGAGGCATAATTCATGCTCTGCTGTGTCAAAGTCCTCCTGTGGAAGCTCGTCAGCCATCTTAGCTGAGCCCAGTGACTCCACACAGAGCGGTGGGGGGCCGCAGAGGAAATCCCCATCCTCACCCTGGAAAGCAGAGGCCTAGCTCATGTGCGAGCTCCCCTCCTCACCACCCcggctctggggaggggggggcctcTCCCGGAGGACGCAGCTTGTGAGGAGCCGGAATCAAGCCTCTGCCCGTGTGACAGCCACCCGCCAGGCGGTACAGCAAGAGGGCGGGGGGACACCCGTCGCGTAGCGCCTCACACAGACGCTCTCCCTTCCGCCGTGACCAACCACCCGCCAAATCCCAGCCGATCCAAGGCAGCCTCACCCGCCCCTCACGGGAGGGCTAACCCAGCCCGCCCGCCCACGCTtctgagccctgcagccccacgccCATCCCGCTGGAGGCAGCAATGGCGGCCGGACCCGCAGGGGGCGGGGGCGCTCTGCCACCGCGCATGCGCGCAGCGCCCGCGGGCAGCAGCGCCGCCTGGCGGCGGGAGGCCGCCGCAGCGCCCCCCCCGCGGCACCGCGCGGGTCCTAGCGCCCGCCCACCCCCACCGGGggtcagccaccccacccccaccccaagcGCTCCTGCGCCACAGCAACACGCTCTCCTACATCTTTGTTcccaaaaatactttatttataacAATATATCCATTATCTATAACATGATCCAAAAATACAGATATACATTTTTACTTTAcattccttttcttgttttttttttgcaataaaaagatTTATATTCTCTTCCATTTACAAAGGGAACATAGCtctaattcctttaaaaaatagaagAATCGGGTTAAAGTCGTTTCCCCTCCAGTTTGGACATGCTGCAGTAAAGCTAAACCCCGCAGGGTCTTTGGACAATCTTTAGTGGAACATTCCTTGGCGTGTGTCACAGTCTTGTTCACCCTTCTCCAGAAAAGCATATTTAACACTGTACATTCAAAATCCAGGAGAAAGATTTAAATCCTTTAGTAAGCAAAAAAATGAAGGCTACTGGTATTTTTGGCtataaaagagtttaaaaaaccCGATCTCTGAAGCCAGGTGTAAGCGGCCAAGAGATGCTGGGAGCCCCCGGCGCTGgtgtgtcccaggggggacagtTTATTGCTGGTATCAGGCGTCAGATGTCCTGAGGCGTTACAGACAATACGTCGTAAATAAGAGGAGTACGTTGTACCTCACAATGCTCACGAGTCCTAGTGAACGATCTTTTCCTTCAGAAGGCTGATGCTAACTTTCAgagctaatttttctttttgccttgctgGTTAAAATGGAAAACGTCTGCTCTTCCGAGCCCCAGAACGCACCTGCTAACAACAGGCTCCAGAGAGGAGCAGTGGAACTGGGAGACTGTTTCCAATCAAATGCTTAATCTGTGGTGATAACACGAAGAGAGcctcaggaaaagaggaaaaaaaggaaaaagagagcgCTGTACATAATACCATTGgatggaaggggaaaataaacccTGGAAGGGCATTGTGCTACACTTCAGTTGGCAGCTGCACTCCCACATCACCCCAGCGCAGCAGGTCAGCGAGGTACCTGGTGACCGGGTAACAGGCTGGCTCATGAGGTATCACAAATAGATTTACCCTCAAAGAAAGAGGCTCTATTTCCATGTTCAGGTTTGTGCGACTgtgcttttcctcccccttccctccagcgatCTGCTTTTAATTTGTCTGCTGTGCTTTGCGGGTGCTATTACAATGGCAACAACGACAAATGCGTATAATCTTGTAAACAGGACTGTGGAAACTTCATATACGACACGCGGAGTGATACAATGGCACGAAGACACGTGCAACATCACACTTTAAATTAAAGGACTCTggagagagctttttttttttttttgccttcccccaTAGCAGACGCAATAAATCAAAACATTCACGGAAAAGCTGAGTATCAAGGTTTCTTCTATGTCAGCCTTGACACACCTGCAGCACCTACAAAGCCAAACTAAGCAAAGTGGGGAAGGAAAATTGGCAAGGGCTGTGTTCTACTTTCTTTCATTGCAAAACATGAGTAAGAGGATCAGcgtaacaggggaaaaaaaagaaaaaaaaaaaaagacttttttcttttggaaacaggTGCCAAAATCTGACCGTTAgtagttttggtttttcttttttttttttttttttttttttctccttctgtgctgTTTATTCAGATTGCTTTTACAGCAGAACAAAAGCTTATCTGGAAGTCTCTTACTGCCTTCCCAGCAGTCTATACCAAGAGCTCCTGCACAATGGGAATGCAAAGTAGTACCCAGCCCTGCCATCAACACCCACCAGGGATCACAGCCACGGAAGTTCATGAACTCTggtgcctgctgctgcagggggggaTGGTTTGGGGCTATATTTTTCCCCTCCACCAGCAAAGCCACCTTTCCCCATATCTTTTATTGTAGGTGGGTAAGCCCCATAATACAGGAGATATTAAGACAAGAGttgtctctgctcttccctcaaCTTCTGCATCCACTATAcctcagaggaaggaaaaaacaggaagacTTTTCGTTTTCCTGCTCCtgatttccttctcttccttccttccctgcagaaACTGACGCTGTGATGGCAGCAAGGATTCACATTCATAATCTGAAAAGCAGCTTAAAGAGGTCAAGAACATGCAAATTGTGCCCCCACTTAAAAAAGACAAGAAGTCATTTTAAAACATTCCTGCTGAATGGCCTTCTTCAATACCAGTGCTTCAGAGCAAATGCTACACAAACCCATGACAGGAAGGTACACATCATCCTTACTGAGCCTCCTCTTAAAGCTCGTTTTCCTGATTTACCCAGGTGCAACCCAGGCAAACACAAGTAAAAAAAGTCAGGCCTTCATCTTATTTCATGAATAAATCCGACCTTCTATCTCTGTGAGAATACTGTAGGTTTCATCTTCACAGTAATGTGCTTAAAGGATCTTCAGAGAAATGGAAACAGCCAGGAAAGGTAACGACCTCTCCCAATATTACTCTCACTAAGAAACACTGCAGGACAATTCCTTTGCTATTTAAAGGTTTTTCTCCCCAAAGAGACAAACCTTTTCTAGAAGGAGGTGAAAAATCTAATGTTAAGGTTCACGTGAATGGGGGCGAGAGCAAGTAAAATAAAGGCAGTGCAAAGGCAGACAGAAGAAATTCCCCGGAAGAGAAGGCAGGATCAtgcctctccccatccccaccctgtcAGAACTAATCACGGTACTTGGCTTTGAGGATGCAGACACTGGAAACAGGCTTCCCCGTTCCTTTCTGTCCTACAAAACTGCACAACAAATGGTCTTCACACCTAAACAATGGAGCCTAGCAGAGAAaattccttctcctctgccacaCCAAGCTCCAGGCCTAAACTATTTCCATGGTGGCGATGCACCACGCTGAAGATACaggtatttctttctcctgcaatGCCTTTCACAGACTCCTATAAAGTAGCAGAGGCTAAGGCTACTGGCTGCCTTAGCACTTCATAGTAACACCGATTTCAGTGCTGTCCAAGTGTAACATAAATAAAACCCCTGCGGCAAAGGGATTTGGGACTCCCTCCCAAAGTCATTTTGTTATGAAAGCACAGGAATTACAAGTGGCCACTGGACAATTAAATATCACACCAGAAAAAGAAGGAGGGtaggtgaaacaaaaaaaaaaaaaaatcaaagataataTTGCAACATGAATGAATATATTAAATTCTTCTTGCCTCAGAGGATATATTCCCCTCTACtccttacttctttttttttctctcctgaacaCAACGAGGACAAAACCTACAGGGAAAGAGAGGCAGTAATTAGTTCCTGAAGTACTACCACATAGCCCAAAACCTCTTTGTATTATctattattatcattttattaTTTGAGTGGGTGGCAAGGTGGTTTAAAAGCAGCCAATTTAAGTAACTGCGACAGTTTTCATGACACACAGGAAGCCTGGGCAAATAGGAAAGGAACTGTACCAACTGCCGAGAGCACTAGAAGGCTTTCAGGGCTCATCACAGCTGTGATTCACCTTATTTCATTCAACCTAGAAGCTACTCCAAGTAACTCCTCCAAGTTTGCCACACAAGCTTCCTCTACAGGCAAAATAAGAGAGATATGTTCCTCCAATtcattccttcctctccctccaatGATTGCAGTTCTCTTTCACTTAAGCCTGTAGGCATCGTGTTAATTAGATGACAGCAGTCCATTAAACAGAAACTAAGCACAGAACAAGCCTGCGATTCTGTCCAAGATGAGCACATACACAAGTAAAACCTAGAGCAGCCTTCAAACTTTGcttacagaagtgaaaaaaataaatatgggtCTCTTCTCAATTTTAAAACGCAGCCACAACTACATCTCAGGTTTGCTGTATTGTCGTGTAACATGTACACCTTTTCACAGGCCTCAGATCAAAACCCTGCTGTTTAGCATGCAATTTTGCACATGCCCAGGTCCTTGCTTTGCTCTCATCAGAATCTAAGGCTCCTGTGAAGGCAGACTTCAGGAAGAAGGTTCCCCTTGTACCTCCTACCTCGACACAAACAGTATCCCAAACCCTCTGATGACAAGAGCAAAGCTCCTCTGTCAGGAAGGGTCACAACGAGGTTTTAATTCTTATTGTGATTCTTGTTGAGGCAAATTGTAGCCTGATAAAAGCCAAAAAGCTGGATGTTGTCATACTTACCATTTCCCTTTTGGTTTGGTGGTGAGGTCCACACAAGCAAAGTGGAACCACTCAATTGGGCACTgcaaaacaagaaaggaaaaacccaGAGGAGAAGCTTAGTGCTTCACAAACGTTACTTTCATTTTGTAGGATCTAATTGAGCTCACCCCCTCCTTCTTTTTTCACAGTGTTGTGATGTagcaaacatctgaaaataaaccCTCCCCAGTGCTTACATCTGGATTGTCACAGCCAATCATCTCTCCATAGGACACCTGGTGACACAAGCAGTAGGTAGGTTCGTTGGGGTCCACTGGCATGTCCAGGACATCCGAGGGATGCACTGACAGGATGGTATCAGCAAACTCAGATCTGTAGACAAGGACAGAATACTTTCCAGTTGCGCCAACACCATGTTTCCAAGATCTAAATACCACTTGGGAAAATTAGTTTTTAACAATTATCTTCTCTAAAACACACTGACCCTTCTTTAGATTACAGTATTACACACTATCCAATAATTAAAATAGTAAGGTAGGTTGGATCAAACACGAGCTTGACTATAAAGGATTAAGAGAATGATTTGTACATGCTGTCACTGCAGTAACAAAATTAACGTACAGCTCACTCACTCCTGCTTGTGGACAGAAGAATCTGATTACTCCCCCCCCAACCTATTTCATTATACATTCTTTTCTCCTTGTCACGTGTGAGTGAACCCTGTTGCTCCGACGGGATGTACCGACAAGCCAGTAACAGTCAAtggaaactgtttttatttttctgccccTCCATTTAGCCAACTGAAAATATTAGGATTAACAGAGCCcctttaatataaataatatcaCAGAAAGGGGACAGGCTTTCTTCCTTGCTTCACAAAACTAAACTAGAATATTCAGGACTATCTAGGATGCAGTTCTTTGAAAACAACCCTCAAAATTCTCCAAGATTTCTAGAACGGTACAACATCAGTTTTTGTCCTGATGGGCAAGTGTTTCTTTTCACAACCAAACCCACCAGCAACTGCTAAAAATAGCCGCATGACAAAAGTCAGAGCTATTTTTTCCCAGCTTGCCAACAGCAACAGACACTGATCTTGTCCTTCCAGTCAGAGGGCAATTCCAAGCATGCTGAGTTTCCACATGCCAACCAAGGAGTTAATTAACAAAGCTGACTTGTCCTAAGCAGGACACTAATGAAATGGCAGAAGATCAGAACACTCTAACACCGCTCACCATCCAGACAGGAGTCATAAATAGGGTAACATGAGCTTGCGGAAAATTTGCGAAGGGTCAAGCCAAAGTCACTGGAGCTGTGACTGGGTATGCCTTACCCTCCtttgagtttctttttctttggtgtaTCTTCTTCAGATGTTCGCCTGCCTCGACCGCGAGAGCCTCTTTTGTCTTTCTGACTTCGTCCCTCTATAAAGGGAAAAACCCCATTGTTTCAACCTATTTGAATACCACAAACATACCTAGATGTTCATCTTTCGATGCATGTTTTGAGATCCTTATTTCATATATAATTGAATACGAATGCTGACTCTTTTTATGCCACAAATACGCCAAACTGGCAAGTAGTACCAGTGAGCACCAAACCCTTGCGTTGGCAGTTCTGGCAATTAAATCATTGCAGTACAACATTAGCCCATATCGTTGCATAAGATATAAACAGCATCACATTTGATTAGACATGCTgtaatgtttttgtttggttggtttttttggttttttttttttttttaaatctcagactatttttaaacattcatccAGTTAATTGGTTACTCAATAACTAGCATAACTTTTCTCTCCACATCCCTGATCTTACCCCTTATTTCAGAGTTCAAAGGCAGAGAGCCGTGCTGCTGTTAACCATGCTCAAATTTCACCGTAACCCTACCAAATTTCCAGTATACATTACTGGTACCTTCCTCTAACTCcccattttttcctgctgttctcaGTTTGATTAGTATTCAAATCCtggtaaaaggaggaaaataggCAAATCTCCTCTCCTCAAGAAGAGCTTAGAACTTACTCAGTAACAGATCAAGCCTGAAACTGTTACACGCAAGAGCTGTAACAACATCAGTTCAGTTTTGTCACAGCTAGTTCCCCCTCGCCCAGTGGGAACCAGTAACCATGGGCCACCTCAGGACAATCTGGCAAGCAGAGACAGTATGTTAGATCCCAGCActagggtggggttttttatctGTTTATTGCTCACCAGAACACTGTAACTATTTGAagagcattaaaaacaaatagaGAAGTACACGATGGTGTACTTCGTCCAGAAATAAGAGCCTACTTTATATTTTAGCCTTTCTAGTTAGATACACTCGGTGCTGGAAAAGGCTGTCAAGCGTGTAAAATTTACGCACTTTTCAGGCTTCGCGATCCAGGGTTTTCAAAGTCACTGCCTTCCAGTTTATCTTTCAGATCTGCTTCAAACCGCGCCAAGTCTGCATCCAGCCGGCGGATATGCTTATCCACCTGCACGGAAGAGGAAACcacaaactgaattaaaaaaaaaatatatataaaaatccacAAACGAAAACAGGAAGGTCTAATAACTTGGCTGTTATCGGCATGAACAGGGGTATACTACTCCAAAGCAAGGCATGAAAGGGGTACCAAACTGCAAAAAAGGGAAATGGCACACACAAAGGGAAttaaggcagagagaaaaagaaaacaggcaaaagcGAGACGACCCAGTCCCTCaacaaacaaagagaaaggaaggaaaagggaggtaGCATAAAGGAGAGTCAAAACAACTCAGATTAACAGTTTGCAGAACAAAACAAGACTGTGAGAGACATTAAAAATGATTGTTTTCTCCCtgtaattttcaaaatatgtttttcaacTATTGTCCGTGAAATGCATTGAGCAAATCAGTCTATTTTCTCTGGTATTCCACTGGCACACTATTCAAAGAAATTTAGTCATAAATACAGGCTTCTGCTATCTCCACTATCAAGTCTATACATGTGAAATAAGTACCTTGTACTACCCTGGTTTCAATAACGTAGCTTACAGGACAGAGATGCAGCAAAGGTGTTTTAAGCCACCACTCCCAAACTGTGTACTGCAATACCTCGTCCTCAAATTTGTTATCTAGAAACACTTTTCAGTTCctgagaaataatttcctttgctgCAGTATTTGATGGCAATAAAACATACTGCAGCTGCAGATGTAGCAGAACCCAAAGCATCTCTAGAAACTGGACAAAACACACTAAGTAGAGTCGAAAGGATTTCCCTCACTCAAGTTTTATCTAGGGGATAAAATACGCAGAGCTAAGAATCATTCAAGGGAGAGCTAAATGGACACAGGAGTaggggcaaaagaagaaaaaagtggaaagcTGCATCTTAAGAAATTATATTTTCCCACCAGGCCCATCGAGGAAAGTTTGATGTCCAATATACAACCAGAACGGTGCGGCTGACGGGTCTGCTTTCTTCTGTCACTTGGAAACCAAGGCAATTGAGCAGATTTCCTACCATTCCTCCAGAATATAGTATTGAAGTTGACTTGAAAAACATTGCTTACAACTAAGACCAGCCCTAAATAAATTATCAGGTGACAGgtgagctgctggggaggaggaagcggGGTAAATTTGCTGGTATTATTATACAAAGGAGAAGTGTACTACCAGTCAAGCAATGTCCAAGCAAGATAAACTCATTTAACTCTTCActagaagagaagacaacttgaCACAAAACCCGATAACACAAGAGGAGGCTTTTGGAGGAtaacaacagtaagaaaaataagcttaaaGATTAATAATTTGTTTCAGTAAGACATTTAAGCAAAAACATAAATACGTCAGGGAAAACAGACCCTGTGGAAATGTATTCCATGTCTACCAGCAGCCCCATTCCAGAGTACggctgtttttaataaaaatctcacCATCTCATACGTCTGCATGGCCAGCTGAACTTTATCATCGCTGTACTCTTTACATTTGCTGTAGGCACTCTGGATTTTCTTCAGGTGTTCCACTCGCTCCTCAGGTAACATGTTCTTCACTGATTCGATGTATTCTGCTGCAAGACTGTCAATTTCTGCTTTCTTATCTGAAAAGCAAAGTACATACGCGTGAGAAAGCTGCCTGCCAAAGcgagtattttctttttctacctctCTACGGTATTTAGAAGATCCCTGCTGACAGTTTTTTGACTTCTACCACTTCCTTAATGTATTtacctggtttaaaaaaaaaaaaaaaaaagtaaaggtatTCTCTCTTCAACATTTGTGGTGGGATTCTGATTTTTCGCGTTTTATAGTTAATTCAGAGGGCTCGGGGTTAAGATCAGAAACTGAACCGAGGGGTTCACAAGCTTCAATCTCTTTTTCCACATGCAGAAAATTGCATTTGCTACCGTTTACTGTTCTAACAGTTCAAATCGAACCGGTAATGCGCAACCACATAGCAACACAAgcctgaaaaaaaggcaaaaaacggGTCTTGCAAGACACACAGCAACGGACAACCCCGCAGATGTAGCGACAGGCGGGAGTCGGGCCAGCCGCGGGGCGACCGGGTACAGCGGCCACACAAACCCCCATTAACTGCTGGAAAATCCCCTCACGTCCTGCGAGCTGGAGCCCTCACGGAAAGGAAACAACCGCTGCAGCGGGGTCCGGAGGGGAGAcgcctcctccccgccggccccagcccACCGGGACGACCCccgcacacctacacccaccttcCGTGCGCTGGTCCAGCTCCCGCATCAGCTGGAAGTTCCGCTGCAGCTCGCAGGGCAGGTTCTCGATGCCTGCAACAGAAAGGCCCAGCCATTCCACCGCCCCTTCTCCTCACGGcggggccctgcccgccgcccaTCGCCTCACCGCTGCCCGTCGCACCCTGATGACGCAAAACGGCGGCGGCGACGCATGATGACGCGCCGCGGCAccgcccccccgcccagcccGTGGCGCAGTTCTAattcccgccgccgccgctgtcCGCCCCGGTGGCCgcagccaccgcctccccccctccgccccgccgccgccccccgcccccgcgggccCGGCGCTCACTGTCCAGGTAGTGCTCCAGGTACATGGCGGTCGCCATCTTGCGGCccgcaccccgccgccgccgccgccgccgccgccgcttcccgccgCGTGCCGGGCCCGCATGACAAGGGCCGCGGCCCCGGCTTCATCGCATATTCATGTTCCGCCCTCCGCCCATTGGTCGCCGGGGACGCTCCTGCTGCATATTCATgaggggcgaggggcggggcctcCCTTCCCGCCTCGCTGCCTGTCCGGAGGACCTCGGCGTCTCGCTGCTCTGCCGCCGCCTAGAGCGGCCGCCTCGGCGCTCGCCGGGATTGGCCGGCCGATGGCGGAAGGGGTGGGGCGGGCGGAGCGCGCGCGGTGATGGCGGGCCGGCGCGGCGCCCTGATCGTGCTGGAGGGGGTGGACCGGGCCGGGAAGAGCACACAGGGCGGGCGGCTGGTGGAGGCGCTGCGGGCCGACGGCCACCGCGCAGACCTCCTGCGCTTCCCGGGTACGGGGCCTGCCGACGCCCGGAGGagctggtttggggtgggggggcgcgtACAGCGGGAGTCCCGCTAGGCCGCGGCCGGGGTGCcgccgggggtgtgggggggccaACAGGGCTGTGGTGGCACGTCCGGCCCCACACCTCCTCCCGGCCCGTGATAGATAGACAGACCGACCTCCTCCCCCCGGGACAGAGAGATAGACAGATCTCCTCCCACCCGGGACAGACAGACACCCCTAACCCATCGACAGAGCAACCTCCCACCCGTGACAGACAGACCGATCTCCCCCACCTCCGGGACAGAGAGATGGGCCCCTCCCCGGGTGGGCCGACCTCCTCCCAGCCGTGACAGACATACAAACCCCGGACAGATTGATGTCCCCCCGCGGGAGCGGGAGGGTGGACGCGCTTTTGGCGGGAGCGGCTCAGGGCAGTTTTTgctcctccccctctttcttaCAGAGAGAACAACGGAGATCGGGCGGCTGATCAGCTCCTacctgctgaaggagaagaacCTGGAGGACCACACCATTCACCTGCTCTTCTCTGCTAATCGCTGGGAACATGTGTAACGATCATCTTCGTTaagttgtaaaagaaaaatgtgtggcGTTGCGTTCTCCCTCAGGTTTTAGCTTGCAGTGGTACAGTAGGTATGAGAGTACGATCCTGTTTAGCAAGGGAAATATGGCTGTAAGTAATGTCTTGAGGACTCTTACAGCTTTGGATTTAATCTTGGATCAAATcccacagtttgtttttttttaaatcattaggTACGATATTTCAAACCCCTGCACCGTACTGGATTCAAGAATTAGGGAGCTGAGACTGTAGCAGCCTAGACTGTGAATTTTCTGTCCTGAATGAAGAGACCTTGCTTTGCAAGGAAGTCTGTGTGAGTGACAGAGGGGTTAAGGAATCGTGTACGAACTTCCCCTCTAGCTGAAGGCTGCATTCAGCTGTAAGTTGCTGTCGTTGCTTTTGGCCCAACTGAGTCCTCTGTGTGGAGTTAGGGAAATCAGTGTCAGCTGTTGTTTTTACCTGGAAACCTgtactgcaaaatgtttttccatttttaaaaaacaaaaaaagcattgctGATTCTGCTGTAGTGGTGGTGCCAAGCAAACTGG
The sequence above is a segment of the Larus michahellis chromosome 6, bLarMic1.1, whole genome shotgun sequence genome. Coding sequences within it:
- the ING5 gene encoding inhibitor of growth protein 5 yields the protein MATAMYLEHYLDSIENLPCELQRNFQLMRELDQRTEDKKAEIDSLAAEYIESVKNMLPEERVEHLKKIQSAYSKCKEYSDDKVQLAMQTYEMVDKHIRRLDADLARFEADLKDKLEGSDFENPGSRSLKKGRSQKDKRGSRGRGRRTSEEDTPKKKKLKGGSEFADTILSVHPSDVLDMPVDPNEPTYCLCHQVSYGEMIGCDNPDCPIEWFHFACVDLTTKPKGKWFCPRCVQERKKKK